In Oxyura jamaicensis isolate SHBP4307 breed ruddy duck chromosome 11, BPBGC_Ojam_1.0, whole genome shotgun sequence, a genomic segment contains:
- the IRX5 gene encoding iroquois-class homeodomain protein IRX-5: MSYPQGYLYQPSASLALYSCPAYSTSVISGPRTDELGRSSSGSAFSPYAGSTAFTAPSPGYNSHLQYGTDPAAAAAAAFTSYVGSPYEHPPGMAGSLGYHPYAAPLGSYPYGDPAYRKNATRDATATLKAWLNEHRKNPYPTTGEKIMLAIITKMTLTQVSTWFANARRRLKKENKMTWTPRNRSEDEEEEENIDLEKNDEDEPHKPEDAPKGDPGSPDAGAAEPKAAPGCERLQEPPSPREAEGGLSDSDCKEPAEERLDGLPVLPKAPGVSPPGGRGEEPPPYRPPSAATAGPPPPAAAELHPLLPAAPSVIHSPQQAALTKPKLWSLAEIATSADKAKEAGGEAAPPGPPVLGGGAAGGPPRPSPPRPRSPGPQCPFPNGAVLPRPLYYTAPFYPGYTNYGSFGALHGHPAGGAAAPGAPFNGLNQTVLNRAESLAKESKLGRSQAQVDLCKDSPYELKKGMSNI; encoded by the exons ATGTCGTATCCTCAGGGTTACTTGTACCAGCCGTCGGCGTCCTTGGCTCTCTACTCCTGCCCGGCGTACAGCACCAGCGTGATCTCCGGCCCCAGGACCGATGAACTCGGCAGATCGTCGTCGGGCTCCGCTTTTTCCCCTTATGCCGGATCTACCGCCTTCACCGCCCCTTCCCCGGGCTACAACTCCCACCTCCAGTACGGCACTGacccggccgccgccgccgccgccgccttcaCCTCCTACGTG GGCTCGCCCTACGAACACCCGCCGGGCATGGCCGGCTCCCTGGGCTACCACCCGTACGCGGCGCCGCTTGGCTCCTACCCCTACGGGGACCCCGCGTACCGCAAGAACGCCACGAGGGACGCCACGGCCACCCTCAAGGCCTGGCTCAACGAGCACCGCAAGAACCCCTACCCCACCACGGGCGAGAAGATCATGCTGGCCATCATCACCAAGATGACCCTCACCCAGGTCTCCACCTGGTTCGCCAACGCGCGGCGGAGGCTCAAGAAGGAGAACAAGATGACCTGGACCCCGCGGAACCGCAgcgaggacgaggaggaggaggagaacatCGACCTGGAGAAGAACGACGAGGACGAGCCGCACAAGCCCGAGGACGCCCCGAAGGGGGACCCCGGCTCGCCGGACGCAG gagCGGCGGAGCCCAAGGCAGCGCCGGGCTGCGAGCGCCTgcaggagccccccagcccccgggaGGCCGAGGGCGGCCTGAGCGACTCGGATTGCAAGGAGCCGGCGGAGGAGCGGCTCGACGGGCTGCCGGTTTTGCCCAAGGCGCCCGGCGTTTCCCCGCCGGGGGGGCGCGGCGAGGAGCCCCCTCCGTACCGGCCACCCTCCGCCGCCACCgccgggccgccgccgcccgccgccgccgagctGCACCCGCTGCTGCCCGCTGCCCCCTCGGTCATCCACTCGCCGCAGCAGGCGGCCCTCACCAAGCCCAAGCTCTGGTCGCTGGCCGAGATCGCCACCTCGGCGGACAAGGCGAAGGAGGCCGGCGGCGAGGCGGcgccccccgggccccccgTCCTCGGCGGTGGCGCTGCCGGGGGTCCCCCGCGCCCCTCGCCGCCGCGGCCGCGCTCGCCCGGGCCGCAGTGCCCGTTCCCCAACGGGGCCGTGCTGCCGCGGCCCCTCTACTACACGGCGCCCTTCTACCCCGGCTACACGAACTACGGCTCCTTCGGGGCCCTGCACGGGCACCCTGCCGGCGGGGCCGCCGCGCCCGGCGCCCCCTTCAATGGATTAAACCAGACTGTCCTCAACAGAGCCGAGAGCCTGGCGAAGGAAAGCAAACTGGGCAGGAGCCAGGCCCAGGTAGACCTTTGCAAAGACTCACCTTACGAACTGAAGAAAGGTATGTCCAACATTTAA